A genomic window from Exiguobacterium acetylicum DSM 20416 includes:
- a CDS encoding ring-cleaving dioxygenase, with product MELLGIHHVSILTGMAERNYQFYTQILGMRLIKKTVNQDDTTSYHLFYGDAEGNPGTDLTFFDIPHLGTGVPGASSISSTSLRVKTTAALHFWKQRFEAKNVDHDEIVERAGRRTLAFRDQEGTRLILVAEDGEVGVAGGVPWPQKEIPSDYAIVGLGAVTLTVNDPTLTIRVLTEVMGFRKVGSYPSLAGDFAPIEVYATGEGGIGAEIHIEARPDLDRERLGRGGVHHVAFRVPNSDEYEKWVERLNAYHLPNSGKVDRHYFQALYFREPNHILFELSTDTPGFATDESVETLGETLALPPFLEPKRAAIEARLRPLEI from the coding sequence ATGGAATTACTCGGAATTCATCATGTATCGATCTTAACAGGCATGGCGGAACGCAATTATCAATTCTACACACAAATACTTGGCATGCGTCTGATCAAAAAGACTGTCAATCAAGATGACACGACATCGTATCATTTGTTTTATGGAGATGCGGAAGGGAATCCAGGAACAGACTTGACGTTTTTTGATATTCCGCATCTTGGAACGGGCGTACCGGGGGCATCGAGTATCTCTTCGACATCGCTTCGTGTCAAAACAACGGCTGCACTTCATTTTTGGAAACAACGTTTTGAAGCGAAAAATGTGGATCACGATGAAATCGTCGAACGAGCAGGGCGTCGAACACTCGCCTTTCGCGATCAGGAAGGAACACGTTTGATTCTTGTTGCGGAAGATGGTGAGGTAGGTGTCGCAGGTGGTGTACCGTGGCCGCAAAAAGAGATTCCATCGGATTATGCCATCGTTGGACTGGGAGCCGTCACATTGACGGTCAACGATCCGACGTTGACGATCCGTGTACTGACGGAAGTCATGGGATTCCGAAAAGTAGGTTCTTATCCATCTTTAGCAGGTGACTTTGCACCGATTGAAGTCTATGCAACCGGAGAAGGTGGTATCGGAGCAGAGATTCATATTGAGGCACGTCCAGATCTCGACCGAGAACGTCTAGGTCGTGGTGGTGTGCATCACGTCGCGTTCCGAGTGCCGAACAGTGATGAATATGAAAAGTGGGTCGAACGCTTGAATGCCTATCACTTACCGAACTCCGGTAAAGTCGATCGTCACTATTTCCAAGCTCTTTACTTCCGGGAACCGAACCATATTTTGTTTGAACTCTCGACTGATACACCGGGATTCGCGACGGATGAGTCGGTTGAAACGTTAGGGGAGACGCTTGCATTACCACCGTTTCTTGAACCAAAGCGAGCTGCTATCGAAGCACGGTTACGTCCACTCGAAATCTGA
- a CDS encoding cold-shock protein, giving the protein MNTGKVKWFNAEKGFGFIEVEGGEDVFVHFSAITGEGFKTLDEGQEVEFEITEGARGAQAANVVKL; this is encoded by the coding sequence ATGAACACAGGTAAAGTAAAATGGTTTAACGCAGAAAAAGGTTTCGGTTTCATCGAAGTTGAAGGCGGAGAAGACGTATTCGTACATTTCTCAGCAATCACTGGTGAAGGCTTCAAAACTCTTGACGAAGGTCAAGAAGTTGAGTTCGAAATCACTGAAGGCGCACGTGGAGCACAAGCTGCTAACGTCGTAAAACTTTAA